In Stutzerimonas stutzeri, a genomic segment contains:
- a CDS encoding glycosyltransferase, translating into MTPKTSLVTVTYGDRLAYLQQLIERALTFVEIDEVIVVSNAALAPLEQLSERWPGKVRLIQLQHNTGSANGYAVALEAALAGGADYIWMMDDDNAPTAAAVSILHREIARLGGLIGPDRVAVLGYRATQQADIAQGIPPRYIVQQRSSYFGFHIAQLPFKIWRRLPWAKRPGKRPASISLPFAPYGGMLAHRSLYQRIGVPLKELVLYVDDTEYTRRITAGGGQLLLFTDAVIDELEQSWNVKARTRNIYETFLLGDSDFRAYYAARNQAWFDKNVWADSPRLHRLNRAIFLTLLRLIARLRNTRQRLLLIEQAIHDGENGVLGMSKTFPLR; encoded by the coding sequence ATGACTCCGAAAACCTCCTTGGTGACTGTGACCTATGGAGATCGGCTGGCTTATTTGCAGCAGCTGATCGAGCGCGCGCTGACGTTCGTCGAAATCGACGAAGTGATCGTCGTGAGCAACGCCGCGCTCGCACCGCTGGAACAACTATCAGAGCGCTGGCCTGGGAAGGTCAGATTGATTCAGCTGCAACACAATACCGGCTCGGCGAATGGCTATGCCGTGGCGCTCGAAGCCGCGCTGGCCGGCGGCGCCGACTACATCTGGATGATGGACGACGACAACGCTCCGACTGCCGCCGCAGTGTCGATCCTGCATCGCGAGATTGCGCGTCTCGGCGGCCTGATCGGTCCGGATCGGGTGGCGGTACTGGGCTATCGGGCGACGCAGCAGGCCGACATTGCCCAGGGCATACCGCCACGCTACATCGTGCAGCAGCGCTCCAGCTATTTCGGTTTTCACATCGCCCAGTTGCCTTTCAAGATCTGGCGCAGGCTCCCTTGGGCAAAACGGCCCGGCAAACGGCCGGCGAGTATCAGCCTGCCATTCGCGCCCTACGGCGGCATGCTCGCCCATCGCAGCCTGTACCAGCGCATCGGTGTGCCGTTGAAAGAACTGGTGCTATACGTCGACGACACCGAGTACACCCGGCGTATCACCGCAGGCGGGGGGCAATTGCTCCTGTTTACCGATGCGGTTATCGACGAGCTCGAACAGTCCTGGAACGTCAAGGCCCGCACCCGCAACATCTACGAGACCTTTCTGCTCGGTGACTCGGACTTCCGCGCCTACTATGCCGCGCGCAATCAAGCCTGGTTCGACAAGAATGTCTGGGCCGACTCCCCCCGGCTGCACCGCCTCAATCGGGCGATTTTTCTTACCTTGCTGCGCTTGATTGCCCGGCTGCGTAATACCCGACAGCGCCTGCTGCTTATCGAACAAGCCATCCATGACGGCGAAAACGGCGTTCTGGGGATGAGCAAAACTTTCCCGTTGCGTTGA
- a CDS encoding acyltransferase family protein: MDIASTQREQNNFDFLRFFAASAVVLGHCYWLSGIGDIEPVRLFTGSMDTADIAVNLFFVMSGFLIAASWINSRSPLDFAVKRALRIFPALCVSVLLTVLIVGPLATGLSLEGYFLNRQTMGYLGNMTLITHFHLPGVFTNNPFPETVNGSVWTLPYEVLMYVSLLIMGLLRVFGRIAVLTLPITLILLHFHLAPNLGLESDILRKSSRLGMFFFLGSALYLFRRSVPWNWKIALTLLAVSLLSARTDWWFFVHVLTLPYLTIYLAHLQIPRLSRFGRYGDFSYGIYIYSFPFQQLLMHWLSPQLSLPAFMALSLTGSVMLAILSWHLIESPALRLKRYLPNRRARPNEAVLNQVP; encoded by the coding sequence ATGGACATCGCTTCGACTCAGCGCGAACAGAACAACTTCGACTTCTTGCGTTTCTTTGCCGCTTCGGCAGTCGTCCTCGGTCACTGCTATTGGCTGTCGGGCATCGGCGATATCGAACCGGTGCGGCTGTTTACCGGGTCAATGGATACCGCTGACATTGCCGTGAACCTGTTCTTCGTCATGAGCGGTTTTTTGATCGCTGCATCATGGATCAACAGTCGCAGTCCGCTGGACTTCGCCGTCAAACGCGCCCTGCGGATTTTCCCGGCGTTGTGCGTTTCGGTTCTATTGACCGTACTCATTGTCGGGCCACTGGCAACCGGGCTGTCGCTCGAGGGCTACTTTCTTAACCGTCAGACTATGGGCTACCTCGGCAATATGACGTTGATTACCCATTTCCATCTGCCCGGGGTGTTTACCAACAATCCGTTCCCCGAGACCGTCAACGGCTCCGTCTGGACGTTGCCCTACGAAGTGCTGATGTACGTTTCATTGCTGATAATGGGGCTGCTCAGAGTATTCGGCCGAATCGCTGTACTGACACTCCCCATCACGCTGATACTGCTTCACTTCCATCTGGCACCGAACCTGGGCCTGGAAAGCGACATTCTGCGCAAGTCGAGCCGGCTGGGCATGTTCTTCTTTCTAGGCTCGGCGTTGTACCTGTTTCGCCGGAGCGTGCCGTGGAACTGGAAGATCGCGCTGACGCTGCTGGCGGTCTCGCTGCTCAGCGCGCGAACCGACTGGTGGTTTTTCGTCCACGTCCTGACGCTACCGTACCTCACCATTTATCTGGCACATCTGCAGATACCACGACTGTCCCGCTTCGGCCGCTATGGAGATTTTTCATACGGCATCTACATTTACAGCTTTCCGTTCCAGCAGTTGCTGATGCATTGGCTGAGCCCGCAGTTGTCGCTGCCGGCTTTCATGGCGCTCAGCCTGACAGGCAGTGTCATGCTGGCGATATTGTCGTGGCATCTGATCGAGTCGCCGGCGTTGCGTCTCAAGCGCTACCTGCCCAATCGTCGTGCTCGTCCGAACGAGGCTGTGTTGAATCAAGTTCCATGA
- a CDS encoding response regulator produces the protein MRDQHPERRAPLVLLVEDEVGLSKLMVMILEDEGFRVVAAANGAQGLVRLKEEQPALILTDYMMPELNGYEMARVIRKNPAYDDTPILMTSAALPQQLQLDGLVDAFLPKGSGIGPLVTTIRQLIEGADGSEDSAP, from the coding sequence ATGCGTGACCAGCACCCCGAACGACGCGCGCCACTAGTATTGCTGGTCGAAGATGAAGTCGGCCTCAGCAAACTGATGGTGATGATCCTAGAAGACGAAGGCTTCCGGGTCGTGGCGGCGGCAAACGGTGCCCAGGGGTTGGTTCGGCTCAAGGAGGAGCAGCCCGCGCTGATCCTTACCGACTACATGATGCCCGAGCTCAACGGGTATGAGATGGCGCGGGTTATTCGCAAAAACCCGGCGTACGACGACACACCTATCCTGATGACGAGCGCCGCGCTCCCTCAACAGCTGCAGCTCGACGGGCTGGTCGACGCGTTTCTGCCCAAGGGCAGCGGGATTGGTCCGCTGGTGACCACAATCCGCCAGCTCATCGAAGGCGCTGATGGCTCGGAGGATTCGGCCCCGTAG
- a CDS encoding RAD55 family ATPase yields MTDTSTFVTTAPDRVRTGVPGLDAVLNGGLLPRAVYIVQGGPGEGKTILANQICYGWAARGERSLYVTLLAETHHRLLRHLQNMRFMDNQYAGSSVMYESAFDILRSDGLEGILHYLSRNGKRQKASLIVIDGLFALEENAASERAFREFINDLSIYADVVGCTILLLTNSKRDSGSPEFTMVDGWLHLGSDEDHFRTYRYLQVRKFRGSDFISGRHLSSITSDGFRVYPRLEAVTGELESATMRDERLSTGVNGLDRIIEGGIPYSSTTLLVGPTGVGKTTLGLSFICNSSEAEPGLIFGFYEDAHRLRRRAGALGLELGALIDSGAVEVVHHSPTELLQDQLAEEILGHVRRRGVKRLFIDGVDAFKQAAVHEQRLGRFLSTLTAILRSEGVTTMFTAELAEIVGGDQGLRFTTVSSIAENIVLLRYAELESRLYRTLAILKMRESGFDPYVYEFSLGPGGFRLGERMTCTEGVMTGQAHRQPAAGGQDA; encoded by the coding sequence GTGACCGATACCTCGACTTTCGTGACAACGGCGCCAGACCGGGTTCGGACCGGCGTGCCTGGGTTGGATGCCGTGCTCAACGGCGGCTTGCTGCCGCGTGCCGTATACATCGTCCAGGGCGGACCAGGAGAAGGCAAGACCATTCTGGCCAACCAGATTTGCTATGGCTGGGCGGCGCGCGGTGAACGCTCGCTCTATGTGACGCTGCTGGCCGAGACTCACCATCGGTTGCTTCGGCATCTGCAGAACATGCGCTTCATGGACAACCAGTACGCCGGCTCCTCCGTCATGTATGAAAGCGCATTCGATATCCTGCGCAGCGACGGGCTGGAAGGCATCCTTCACTATCTCTCGCGCAACGGAAAGCGGCAAAAGGCTTCGCTGATCGTGATCGACGGGTTGTTCGCGCTTGAAGAAAACGCGGCTTCCGAGCGTGCCTTCCGCGAGTTCATCAACGACCTGTCGATCTACGCCGACGTGGTTGGCTGCACCATTCTGCTGTTGACCAACAGCAAGCGCGATTCGGGCAGCCCCGAATTCACTATGGTCGATGGCTGGCTGCACCTTGGTAGCGACGAAGATCACTTCCGCACCTACCGCTACCTTCAGGTCCGCAAGTTCAGGGGCAGCGATTTCATTTCCGGGCGCCACCTGAGTTCGATCACCAGCGACGGATTCCGGGTATATCCGCGACTCGAAGCCGTAACCGGCGAGCTGGAATCCGCGACGATGCGCGATGAGCGCTTGAGCACAGGCGTCAACGGGCTCGATCGCATCATCGAAGGCGGTATTCCCTATTCCTCTACGACGCTGCTGGTCGGGCCCACAGGCGTCGGCAAGACAACGCTTGGGCTGAGCTTCATCTGCAACAGCAGTGAAGCCGAGCCTGGCTTGATCTTCGGTTTCTACGAGGATGCCCATCGATTGCGGCGCCGTGCCGGCGCCCTCGGGCTGGAGTTGGGTGCGTTGATCGACAGCGGTGCGGTCGAGGTCGTTCATCATTCGCCAACGGAGCTGCTGCAGGACCAACTGGCTGAGGAAATCCTCGGGCATGTACGCCGCCGGGGAGTCAAGCGGCTGTTCATAGACGGCGTGGATGCCTTCAAGCAGGCCGCCGTACACGAGCAGCGGCTGGGCCGCTTCCTCAGTACGTTGACGGCGATCCTGCGCAGCGAAGGAGTTACCACGATGTTCACGGCTGAACTGGCAGAGATCGTCGGGGGCGATCAGGGCTTGCGCTTTACAACCGTCTCGTCGATCGCCGAGAACATAGTCCTGCTTCGGTATGCCGAACTCGAATCCAGGCTCTACCGCACGCTGGCGATCCTGAAGATGCGTGAAAGTGGATTCGATCCCTATGTCTACGAGTTTTCTCTGGGCCCGGGGGGGTTCAGGCTGGGCGAGCGCATGACCTGTACCGAGGGGGTGATGACGGGGCAAGCCCATCGCCAGCCTGCGGCGGGGGGCCAGGATGCGTGA
- a CDS encoding sensor domain-containing diguanylate cyclase, translated as MPLPSLFRIDLRRLIVLLAIVGGLVTLSISFYASYQVQRGSLMDNTLEANRAYAVKLAAGTEIFFASVQQQLQYSANILAEQFGDPDKLAEEADRLRLQTDSFNSAVITDAHGIVRATSPRVANLIGQPLDSPGAREALRERRPLVSSPYMSAIGKLIVSISQPIFDKEGTYLGYIAGIINLKEPNILGSMLGEHFYHDGSYLYAVDQSRRLLYHPDPKRLGEVVKKNAVIDQVLRGESGSQRVINSRGLDMLAGFAPVPTAGWGIVAQRPTAATLHPLDNLMLEVLRQTAPLALLTFFGVWLLSGLISRPLWQLARSASEMDAPDSQERIQQIRSWYFESSQLKRAMQVGVNLMHQRIGKLNLDVQTDPLTGLLNRRGLTLALERLSVESREFAVVALDIDHFKRVNDSFGHDVGDQVIRHIAGLMTTCSRGADTLCRSGGEEFLMLLPDANLEAAWRVAERLRLYVEQDTISEVGHVTISLGIAAWPGHPESIEQVLKQADAALYRAKQRGRNRSEVAQFDPSEPGNAKHSD; from the coding sequence ATGCCCCTGCCTTCCCTGTTTCGTATCGACCTGCGACGACTCATCGTGCTGCTTGCGATTGTTGGTGGACTGGTCACGCTGAGTATCAGCTTTTATGCGAGCTATCAGGTGCAACGCGGATCGTTGATGGACAACACGCTCGAGGCCAATCGAGCCTACGCGGTGAAACTGGCTGCAGGCACCGAAATCTTCTTCGCTTCGGTGCAGCAACAACTGCAATACAGTGCGAACATCCTGGCCGAACAATTTGGCGATCCGGACAAACTGGCTGAAGAAGCCGACCGACTCCGCCTGCAGACGGACAGTTTCAATAGCGCCGTCATCACCGACGCCCACGGCATCGTGCGGGCGACCTCTCCTCGCGTCGCCAACCTGATTGGCCAGCCGTTGGACTCGCCCGGCGCACGTGAAGCGCTGCGCGAACGGCGTCCGCTGGTCAGCAGTCCTTACATGTCGGCTATCGGCAAATTGATAGTCTCTATTTCACAGCCCATCTTCGATAAAGAGGGAACTTATCTAGGCTACATCGCTGGAATCATCAACCTGAAGGAGCCGAACATCCTGGGCAGCATGCTCGGCGAGCACTTCTACCACGACGGTTCCTACCTGTACGCGGTCGACCAGAGTCGGCGCCTGCTCTACCATCCGGACCCGAAGCGGCTCGGCGAGGTCGTTAAAAAAAATGCGGTTATCGATCAAGTGCTGCGCGGCGAATCAGGTAGCCAGCGGGTCATCAACAGCCGCGGTCTGGACATGTTGGCCGGCTTTGCCCCGGTCCCCACTGCAGGTTGGGGCATAGTTGCCCAGCGCCCGACCGCGGCGACCCTGCACCCGCTCGACAACTTGATGCTCGAAGTCCTCCGCCAAACTGCCCCGCTCGCCCTGCTGACATTCTTTGGCGTCTGGCTACTGTCGGGCCTGATCTCGCGCCCGCTCTGGCAGCTGGCAAGAAGCGCGAGCGAAATGGATGCACCCGACAGCCAGGAGCGCATCCAGCAGATTCGTTCCTGGTATTTCGAATCGTCCCAGCTGAAACGCGCAATGCAAGTGGGTGTGAACCTCATGCATCAGCGAATCGGCAAGCTCAATCTCGACGTGCAGACCGACCCTCTGACCGGCCTGCTTAATCGGCGCGGGCTCACTCTTGCGCTGGAACGCCTGAGCGTGGAAAGCCGCGAATTCGCAGTGGTTGCCCTCGACATTGATCATTTCAAGCGGGTCAATGACAGCTTTGGCCACGACGTCGGCGATCAGGTCATCCGCCATATTGCCGGGCTAATGACGACCTGCTCGCGCGGGGCTGACACACTCTGTCGCAGCGGCGGTGAGGAATTCCTGATGCTCCTGCCGGATGCCAATCTGGAGGCGGCCTGGCGAGTTGCAGAACGTCTGCGTCTGTATGTCGAGCAGGACACCATCAGCGAGGTCGGGCACGTAACCATATCGCTGGGTATCGCGGCCTGGCCGGGTCACCCGGAAAGCATCGAGCAGGTGCTCAAACAGGCCGATGCAGCGCTCTACCGGGCCAAACAGAGGGGCCGCAATCGTTCGGAGGTCGCTCAGTTCGACCCGTCTGAGCCGGGTAATGCCAAGCACAGCGACTGA
- the rimO gene encoding 30S ribosomal protein S12 methylthiotransferase RimO — protein MSKTPTVGFVSLGCPKATVDSERILTQLRMEGYQIVPTYQDADVVVVNTCGFIDSAKAESLDAIGEAIAENGKVIVTGCMGVAEDSIRNVHPSVLAVTGPQQYEQVVNAVHEVVPPNIDHDPFVDLVPPQGIKLTPRHYAYLKISEGCNHTCSFCIIPSMRGKLVSRPVGDVLSEAERLVKAGVKEILVISQDTSAYGVDMKYKTDFWNGQPVKTRMLELCQALSSMGVWVRLHYVYPYPNVDDVIPLMAEGKLLPYLDIPFQHASPKVLKAMKRPAFEDKTLARIKKWREICPQLTIRSTFIVGFPGETEEDFQYLLDWLTEAQLDRVGCFQYSPVEGAPAEAMDLEPVPDDVKQDRWDRFMAHQQAISAARLERKVGQEIEVLIDEVDEDGAIGRSYADAPEIDGMVYVDSEHPLQPGDKVWVRVTNADEYDLWAETI, from the coding sequence ATGAGCAAAACGCCAACAGTCGGGTTCGTATCACTGGGCTGCCCCAAGGCCACGGTGGACTCCGAACGCATCCTGACTCAGCTGCGCATGGAGGGCTACCAGATCGTGCCCACCTACCAGGATGCCGACGTGGTGGTGGTCAATACCTGCGGTTTCATCGACAGCGCCAAGGCCGAATCGCTGGATGCCATCGGCGAAGCCATTGCCGAGAACGGCAAGGTGATCGTCACCGGCTGCATGGGTGTGGCCGAGGACAGTATCCGCAACGTGCACCCCAGCGTGCTGGCCGTCACCGGTCCGCAGCAGTACGAGCAGGTGGTCAACGCCGTACATGAAGTGGTGCCGCCAAACATCGATCACGATCCCTTCGTCGATCTGGTGCCGCCGCAGGGCATCAAGCTGACCCCGCGCCATTACGCCTATCTGAAGATTTCCGAAGGCTGCAACCACACCTGCAGCTTCTGCATCATCCCCTCCATGCGCGGCAAGCTGGTTAGCCGCCCGGTAGGCGATGTGCTGAGCGAAGCCGAGCGCCTGGTCAAGGCGGGCGTCAAGGAAATCCTGGTGATTTCTCAGGACACCAGCGCCTATGGCGTCGACATGAAGTACAAGACCGACTTCTGGAACGGACAGCCGGTCAAGACGCGCATGCTGGAGCTCTGCCAGGCGCTGTCGAGCATGGGCGTGTGGGTGCGCTTGCACTATGTCTACCCGTACCCGAACGTCGATGACGTCATTCCGTTGATGGCCGAAGGAAAGCTGCTGCCCTACCTGGACATTCCCTTCCAGCACGCCAGCCCGAAGGTCCTTAAAGCCATGAAGCGTCCGGCCTTCGAGGACAAGACCCTGGCGCGCATCAAGAAGTGGCGCGAGATCTGCCCGCAGCTGACCATCCGCTCGACCTTCATTGTCGGCTTCCCCGGCGAAACCGAAGAGGACTTCCAGTACCTCCTCGACTGGCTGACCGAAGCCCAGCTGGATCGCGTCGGTTGCTTCCAGTATTCGCCGGTCGAGGGCGCTCCGGCTGAGGCAATGGATCTCGAGCCGGTACCGGACGACGTCAAGCAGGATCGCTGGGATCGCTTCATGGCCCATCAGCAAGCCATCAGCGCCGCGCGCCTGGAGCGCAAGGTCGGTCAGGAAATCGAAGTGCTGATCGACGAAGTGGACGAGGACGGCGCGATCGGTCGTTCCTACGCCGATGCCCCGGAGATCGACGGTATGGTCTACGTCGACAGCGAGCATCCGCTGCAACCCGGCGACAAGGTCTGGGTCCGCGTGACCAACGCCGACGAGTACGACCTGTGGGCCGAGACGATCTGA
- a CDS encoding outer membrane protein OmpK: MKSILTTTALVGSLMLAGQAAAAPMLWQNNSLTYLYGKNFSVDSAGGEEGDIQQTITFEHASGWTWGDMFLFVDNKWYNGISGSDGHTYYGEFSPRLSLGKITGADLSFGPIKDVLISATYERGEGRNRNYLLGPAVDLEVPGFDRLAINTYYRKPDGITNKPSGQWQITPTWAITIPVGKSDILFDGYIDWVVNDKKNGNTELKKNFHFNPQVKYDLGKAMDYTPGKLYVGIEYDYWSNKYGIEDSDAFNTDNNVTNFIVKAHF, translated from the coding sequence ATGAAGTCCATTTTGACCACCACCGCACTCGTCGGCAGCCTGATGCTCGCAGGTCAGGCGGCTGCCGCGCCTATGCTTTGGCAAAACAACAGCCTGACCTATCTCTACGGTAAGAACTTCTCCGTGGACAGTGCCGGCGGCGAAGAAGGCGATATCCAGCAAACCATCACCTTCGAACATGCCAGTGGCTGGACCTGGGGCGACATGTTCCTGTTCGTCGATAACAAGTGGTACAACGGCATCTCCGGCAGCGACGGCCATACCTATTACGGCGAGTTCAGCCCGCGCCTTTCGTTGGGCAAGATCACCGGCGCCGACCTCTCCTTCGGCCCGATCAAGGACGTGCTGATTTCGGCAACCTACGAACGTGGCGAAGGCCGCAATCGCAACTACTTGCTCGGCCCGGCTGTAGACCTGGAGGTGCCAGGTTTTGATCGCCTCGCCATCAACACTTACTACCGCAAGCCCGACGGCATCACCAACAAGCCGAGCGGCCAATGGCAGATCACTCCGACGTGGGCCATCACAATACCGGTTGGCAAGTCCGATATTTTGTTCGATGGCTATATCGACTGGGTGGTCAACGATAAGAAGAACGGCAACACTGAATTGAAGAAGAATTTCCACTTCAACCCGCAGGTGAAATACGACCTGGGCAAAGCGATGGACTACACGCCAGGCAAGCTCTATGTCGGTATCGAGTACGACTACTGGTCGAACAAGTACGGCATCGAGGACAGTGACGCTTTCAACACCGATAACAACGTCACCAACTTCATCGTCAAAGCCCACTTCTGA
- a CDS encoding TetR family transcriptional regulator C-terminal domain-containing protein, which produces MNTFDATLTQTPIASKRTGRIRQKNEELILSAAAEEFAHHGYKGTSMNTIALRAGLPKANLHYYFTSKLGLYVEVMRHILELWDNAFDHLTVDDDPATALAAYIRTKMAFSRKQPQASKIFAMEVISGCECLSAHFNEDYREWFRGRAAVLQAWSDAGKMDPIDPMHLIFLIWSSTQHYADFSDQIRRITGQRRVTKDDFACGTETLIRVILKGCGLTPPA; this is translated from the coding sequence ATGAACACCTTCGACGCCACGCTCACCCAGACGCCCATCGCCAGCAAACGCACCGGCCGGATTCGCCAGAAAAACGAAGAGCTGATCCTGTCGGCTGCGGCCGAAGAGTTCGCGCACCACGGCTACAAGGGCACGAGCATGAATACCATCGCGCTACGCGCAGGGCTGCCGAAGGCCAACCTGCACTACTACTTCACCAGCAAGCTCGGGCTGTATGTCGAGGTCATGCGGCACATCCTCGAATTGTGGGACAACGCCTTCGACCACCTCACGGTCGACGACGACCCGGCCACCGCGCTGGCCGCCTACATCCGCACCAAAATGGCGTTTTCGCGCAAGCAGCCACAGGCCTCGAAGATCTTCGCCATGGAGGTGATCAGCGGCTGTGAATGCCTCTCGGCGCACTTCAACGAGGACTACCGCGAGTGGTTTCGCGGTCGCGCCGCAGTGCTTCAGGCCTGGAGCGATGCGGGCAAGATGGACCCGATCGATCCCATGCACCTGATCTTCCTGATCTGGAGCAGCACGCAGCACTATGCCGATTTTTCCGACCAGATTCGCCGCATCACGGGCCAGCGCCGGGTGACCAAGGATGATTTCGCTTGCGGCACCGAGACCCTGATCCGAGTCATTCTCAAGGGCTGTGGTCTGACGCCTCCCGCCTGA
- a CDS encoding LysR family transcriptional regulator: MSRRLRIHSPAIHYFDMVRRCQSIREAARRLSVASSAVNRQILKLESEIGAPLFERLPAGLRLTAAGEVFARHVLVVLQDAARASSELDALQGLRTGHVEIATVSGVTVDLLPSVLEAMTVRYPHITVGVTSLGSQGIPDAVTSGQADIGIAFALRRTADLQQLGVGHFRLGAIVAADHPLAERREVSFSTCAEHRLILAKSDLSIHHQLAPVVARTRSPRKATLETSSVELAAQMAKRGAGIAFQTRIGIEAELQAGTLVHLPLNDNGQVLSDLGVYVRSSRYLPVAVDAFVRALCEEIASRESRERAELG, from the coding sequence ATGTCACGTCGTCTGCGTATCCATTCCCCTGCCATTCACTACTTCGACATGGTGCGGCGTTGCCAGTCGATTCGCGAGGCCGCGCGACGGCTGAGCGTGGCCTCGTCAGCGGTCAACCGGCAGATTCTGAAATTGGAGAGCGAGATCGGCGCCCCTCTGTTCGAGCGTCTGCCGGCAGGCTTGCGTCTGACCGCCGCCGGCGAAGTGTTCGCCCGCCACGTGCTCGTGGTATTGCAGGATGCCGCGCGCGCCAGTTCCGAACTCGATGCGCTGCAGGGCTTGCGAACAGGCCATGTAGAGATCGCCACCGTCTCCGGTGTCACCGTCGATCTGTTGCCATCGGTATTAGAAGCCATGACGGTGCGCTACCCGCATATCACGGTCGGCGTCACCAGCCTGGGCTCGCAAGGCATTCCGGATGCGGTGACCAGCGGCCAGGCCGACATCGGCATCGCCTTCGCTTTGCGCCGCACCGCTGACCTGCAGCAACTCGGTGTCGGGCATTTCCGTCTCGGTGCCATCGTCGCTGCCGATCATCCGCTGGCCGAGCGCCGCGAGGTGAGCTTTTCGACCTGCGCCGAGCACCGCTTGATCCTGGCCAAGAGCGACCTGTCGATTCACCACCAACTGGCCCCGGTCGTCGCTCGGACGCGTTCGCCGCGCAAGGCGACGCTGGAGACCAGCTCGGTGGAGCTCGCGGCGCAGATGGCCAAACGTGGCGCCGGTATCGCCTTTCAGACACGCATCGGCATCGAGGCGGAACTGCAAGCCGGCACCCTGGTTCACCTGCCGCTGAACGACAACGGCCAAGTGCTTAGCGACCTCGGCGTGTATGTACGAAGCTCACGCTACCTGCCGGTGGCCGTGGATGCGTTCGTCCGAGCGCTCTGCGAAGAAATCGCCAGCCGCGAGAGCCGAGAGCGCGCCGAGCTCGGTTGA
- a CDS encoding isopenicillin N synthase family dioxygenase — translation MSHASHVSPIHEANLPLIDLAGLLGDDPQARSTVAQAIGRACRDTGFFYIHNHGIDVSLQAAVFEQARQLFDLPGEAKQALDKATSAANRGYEALRGQRLEPGAPADLKEGFYLGCEISPDDPRVQAGRFNHGPNQWPTTLPAFRPAMEHYHTALTGLAERLMAGLALSLELPEDYFAAFCHEPMATLRLLHYPPQPANAEPGEKGCGAHTDFGGLTLLLQDDNPGLQVWNHRAETWIDAPPLPGTYVVNLGDMIARWTNDRYRSTLHRVVNLSGRERYSVPFFYGGNPDHQVSCIPTCLEPGEAPRYPSVTVEEHYREMYRRTYA, via the coding sequence ATGTCTCATGCTTCTCACGTCAGCCCGATTCACGAGGCCAACCTGCCGCTGATCGACCTCGCCGGACTGCTCGGTGACGACCCGCAGGCACGCAGCACGGTCGCCCAAGCGATCGGACGGGCCTGCCGCGACACCGGATTCTTCTACATCCATAACCATGGCATCGACGTCTCGCTGCAAGCCGCGGTATTCGAACAGGCGCGGCAACTGTTCGATCTGCCTGGCGAGGCCAAACAGGCGCTCGACAAGGCCACCTCGGCGGCCAACCGCGGTTATGAAGCGCTACGTGGCCAACGCCTTGAGCCAGGCGCGCCGGCTGATCTGAAGGAGGGCTTCTACCTCGGGTGCGAGATCTCGCCTGATGATCCGCGAGTACAGGCTGGACGCTTCAACCACGGTCCGAATCAATGGCCGACGACGCTGCCCGCGTTTCGCCCGGCGATGGAGCACTACCACACCGCCCTGACTGGGCTTGCCGAACGCTTGATGGCTGGCCTGGCGCTGTCCCTGGAACTGCCGGAAGACTATTTCGCCGCCTTTTGCCACGAGCCCATGGCGACGCTGCGCCTGTTGCACTACCCGCCGCAGCCAGCGAACGCCGAGCCGGGCGAAAAGGGGTGCGGTGCGCACACCGACTTCGGTGGCCTGACCCTGTTGCTGCAGGACGACAACCCTGGCCTGCAGGTCTGGAATCACCGCGCTGAGACCTGGATCGATGCCCCGCCGCTGCCGGGGACCTATGTGGTCAATCTCGGCGACATGATCGCCCGCTGGACCAATGACCGTTACCGCTCGACCCTGCACCGGGTCGTCAACCTGTCCGGTCGTGAGCGTTACAGCGTGCCGTTCTTCTACGGCGGCAACCCCGACCATCAAGTGAGCTGCATTCCTACCTGCCTGGAGCCCGGCGAAGCGCCGCGATACCCGAGCGTGACTGTCGAAGAGCACTACCGCGAGATGTACCGGAGGACCTATGCCTGA